A single window of Acetohalobium arabaticum DSM 5501 DNA harbors:
- a CDS encoding ankyrin repeat domain-containing protein: protein MQERIFKEEPMVNIKQYINSDRFNVYQRNEAGLTPLMLAARDNSSIDVVISLIKQGAEVNNRDETGRTALMYAAEENPNPYLAATLIEQGAKVNVEDKDNRTALMYAAQDNLNPQVIKILMDNGAEVNAQDKDERISLMFAAYKNDNPEVITTLINNGAKLEARDKYGRTALMYAAASNFNLDIITALIYNGAKIEVREESGKTALMVAAEYNLNPEVLIALIENGAEIKARDKDGLTALMYAACKNDNPEILDLLIEHGAKIKARDRDGFTALMYAAVNTSNPKIITTLINNDADVKARDKDGLTPLMYAAQGNPNSKVITTLLDNGAAIDARDKDGFTVLMYAAANNSASEIITTLISSGAEIEAKDSNEKTVLMYAAQHNPYPEVILTLLNNGAEIDCCDVEGRTPLMYAAENKNTRILTTLLSNGAEVGVKDEEGRTALIYAAQNSSDPEVIKTLLNNGSEINIRDDKEKTPLIHAAEKNSNPEVIEALLEHGADAKLDSAGKVAIDYADENQSIKDTEIYWRLNDKSFN from the coding sequence ATGCAGGAACGTATATTTAAAGAAGAACCAATGGTTAATATAAAGCAATATATTAATAGCGATCGATTTAATGTTTATCAGCGTAATGAAGCAGGTTTAACTCCTTTGATGCTTGCGGCTAGGGATAATTCTAGTATTGATGTTGTAATATCTTTAATTAAACAGGGAGCCGAAGTAAATAATCGGGATGAAACCGGCCGAACTGCTTTGATGTATGCTGCAGAAGAGAATCCTAATCCTTATCTGGCAGCTACTTTAATTGAGCAGGGAGCAAAGGTTAATGTAGAGGATAAGGATAATAGAACTGCATTAATGTATGCTGCTCAAGATAATTTAAATCCCCAAGTGATCAAGATTTTAATGGATAATGGAGCTGAAGTTAATGCTCAGGATAAAGATGAAAGAATCTCTTTAATGTTTGCTGCGTATAAGAATGATAATCCGGAAGTTATAACTACTTTAATTAATAATGGAGCTAAATTAGAGGCTAGAGATAAATATGGACGGACTGCTTTGATGTATGCGGCAGCCAGTAATTTTAATTTGGATATCATTACTGCTTTAATTTATAACGGAGCTAAGATTGAAGTTAGAGAAGAAAGCGGTAAGACGGCATTAATGGTTGCTGCTGAATATAATTTAAATCCTGAAGTTTTGATTGCTTTAATTGAAAATGGAGCTGAGATTAAGGCCAGGGATAAGGATGGATTAACGGCTCTAATGTATGCAGCATGCAAGAATGATAATCCGGAGATACTGGATCTTTTAATTGAACATGGAGCAAAGATTAAGGCCAGGGATAGGGATGGATTTACTGCTTTAATGTATGCGGCGGTGAATACTTCTAATCCAAAAATAATAACTACTTTAATTAATAATGATGCTGATGTAAAGGCTAGAGATAAAGACGGCTTAACACCTTTGATGTATGCAGCCCAGGGAAATCCTAATTCGAAGGTGATAACTACTTTACTTGATAATGGGGCAGCGATTGACGCTAGAGATAAAGACGGCTTTACGGTATTGATGTATGCGGCAGCAAATAATTCTGCTTCTGAAATAATAACTACTTTAATCAGTAGTGGAGCTGAAATAGAGGCTAAAGATAGTAATGAGAAGACAGTATTAATGTATGCTGCTCAACATAATCCGTATCCAGAAGTAATACTTACATTACTCAATAATGGAGCTGAAATTGATTGTTGTGATGTAGAAGGTAGAACACCTTTGATGTATGCTGCTGAGAATAAAAATACTAGAATACTTACTACTTTACTTAGTAATGGAGCAGAAGTTGGAGTTAAGGATGAAGAGGGAAGAACTGCTTTAATCTATGCTGCTCAAAACAGCTCTGATCCTGAGGTAATAAAGACTTTACTTAATAATGGATCAGAAATTAATATTCGGGATGATAAAGAGAAGACACCGTTAATCCATGCAGCAGAAAAAAATAGTAATCCGGAGGTAATTGAGGCTTTATTGGAGCATGGAGCCGATGCTAAGTTAGATAGTGCTGGAAAGGTAGCGATTGATTATGCTGATGAAAATCAGTCAATAAAGGATACAGAAATTTATTGGAGGTTGAATGATAAGAGTTTTAATTAA